The Harpia harpyja isolate bHarHar1 chromosome 10, bHarHar1 primary haplotype, whole genome shotgun sequence genome includes a region encoding these proteins:
- the RGR gene encoding RPE-retinal G protein-coupled receptor, with protein MVTAYPLPEGFTELEVFAIGTALLVEALLGFCLNGLTIISFRKIKELRTPSNLLVLSIALADCGICINAFIAAFSSFLRYWPYGSDGCQIHGFQGFLTALASISSSAAVAWDRYHHYCTRSKMQWSTAVSMMVFAWLFAAFWSVMPLLGWGEYDYEPLRTCCTLDYSKGDRNYITFLFALSIFNFMIPGFIMLTAYQSVHQKFKKSGHYKFNTGLPLKTLVICWGPYCLLCFYAAVENVMFISPKYRMIPAVIAKTVPTVDAFVYALGNENYRGGIWQFLTGQKIEKAEIDNKTK; from the exons ATGGTCACTGCGTACCCTCTCCCTGAAGGCTTCACTGAATTAGAGGTGTTTGCCATCGGCACTGCCCTGCTGGTAGAAG CCCTGCTTGGCTTCTGTCTGAATGGCTTGACAATTATTTCTTTCCGAAAAATCAAAGAACTCCGAACACCCAGCAATCTGCTCGTTCTCAGCATTGCACTGGCTGACTGTGGGATCTGCATCAATGCATTCATCGCTGCCTTTTCCAGTTTCCTAAG ATACTGGCCCTACGGCTCTGACGGCTGTCAAATTCATGGATTCCAGGGCTTCTTGACAGCACTAGCCAGCATTAGCTCCAGCGCTGCAGTCGCCTGGGACCGATATCATCACTACTGTACAA GGAGCAAGATGCAGTGGAGCACGGCCGTCTCCATGATGGTGTTTGCGTGGCTGTTCGCTGCCTTTTGGTCCGTGATGCccttgctggggtggggggaatacGACTATGAACCCCTCCGAACCTGCTGCACCCTGGACTACAGCAAAGGGGACAG AAACTATATCACGTTCCTTTTTGCTCTGTCCATTTTCAATTTCATGATCCCGGGCTTCATCATGCTGACAGCTTATCAGTCCGTACACCAGAAGTTCAAGAAAAGTGGGCACTATAAG tttaataCCGGTTTACCATTGAAGACGCTGGTTATTTGCTGGGGTCCCTATTGCCTTTTATGCTTCTACGCAGCAGTTGAAAATGTGATGTTCATTTCACCAAAATACCGCATG ATTCCTGCTGTTATTGCCAAGACTGTGCCAACGGTGGATGCCTTTGTATATGCCCTGGGGAATGAGAACTACAGAGGAGGAATATGGCAGTTCCTCACAGGACAGAAGATTGAGAAAGCAGAGATTGATAACAAAACTAAATAA